GATGGGTTCATAGGTCGGGCCGCTGGTGACCAGCGCCTTGATCCCCTTCAGCGGTCCGGCGGCCAGAAGGCTTTCCACCGCCGCCAGAATCTCCGCCGGTTCGGCCATGCGCCCCAGGCCGCTTTCGCCTTCCGCCAGCATGCCGGCATTGGGGCCGACGCTGTGGACACCGCGCCCCTTCAGGGTCGCCATGTTGGCGGCTGTCGCCGGGTGTCCCCACATGCGGAAATTCATGGCCGGGGCCACCAAGATGGGCTTGTCGGTGACCAAAAGCGCGGTCGAGGCCAGATCGTCGGCCAGGCCATGGGCCATCTTGGCCAGAAGATTGGCGGTGGCCGGGGCCACCACCACCAGATCGCAATCGCGGGCCAAGGTGATGTGGCCAATCTCGTGTTCATCGGTCAGGGAAAAGGTGTTGTCGAACACCTTGTTGCCCGACAGCGTCTGCACCGACAAGGGCGTGACGAAATGGCTGGCATTGCCGGTCAGGATACAGCGCACATCGGCGCCACGATCCTTCAGCCGCCGGATCAATTCCAGCGATTTGTACGCGGCGATGCCGCCGGAAATGACCAACAGGATGCGTCGACCGTCAAGCACCGGGATACCCCACACATTTTACCCAAAGGCAAGTGTGGTTAACCTAACGCTTCACAGGAAATCGCGCAAGTTTACTTGAGCACCAGCAAGACACCCAGGATCGCCGCCAGAATCCACGGCAGCCAGCCGAAGGCCCGCTTGCCGCCGCTTTCGCCGCGCATGGCCTTGACGGTGTCGGGATGCAGTTTCAGGCCGCCATTCATCAGGGTGGAATAGGCCTTTTCCGTCTCGGCCAGCATGCGCGGCAACCGTTCCAGGCTGTGCACGGCACCGATGACGGTGTCCTTGATCCGCGCCTGCGGCCCCAGATGCTGCATCATCCAGCTTTCGATCAGCGGGCGGGCCAGTTCCCACATATTGACGCCGGAATCCAGGGTGCGGCCAACGCCTTCGGCCACCAGCATGCTCTTTTGCAGCATCAGCAATTGCGGCTGGGTCTGCATGGAAAACTGCTCGGTGATCTGGAATAACTGGCCCAATAGCCGGGCGATGGAAATTTCGTGCATGGGCTTGCCCATGATCGGCTCGGCAATGGAACGGCAGGCCTGGGTGAAATTGTCGACGCTCTTGTCGGCGGGCACGAAACCGGCCTCGAAATGCACTTCCGCCACCCGGCGGTAATTGCCGTTCAAAAAGCCCACCAGCATCTCACCGAGGAAACGCCGGGTCTTGAGATCGACGCGACCCATGATGCCGAAATCGACGGCGACCAGATTGCCGTCAAGATCGACGAACAGATTGCCCGGATGCATGTCGGCATGAAAGAAGCCGTCGCGGAACACCATGTTGAAGAACGATTCGGCGGCCTTCTTCAACACCTCGTCCGGCTCGATGCCGGCGGCCTTGATGGCGTCGACCTCATCCACCGGGATGCCGCTGACCCGTTCCAGCGTCATCACCCGCTTGGCGGTGCGCTGCCAATCCACCTCGGGCACGCGGAAGGATTCGTCGCCGGCGAAATTCTCGGCCAGTTCCGCCGCCGCCGCCGCCTCGAAGCGCAAATCCATTTCCAACTGCACCGAATCGGCGAAGGTATCGACGCTTTCCACCATGCGCAGACGGCGCAGGCTGGGCTGGGTCAGTTCCACCCATTCGGCCAGCCAGCGCAGCAGGTCGATGTCCTTCTTGAATGCCGCATCGACGCCGGGCCGCAGCACCTTGACCGCCACTTCACGGCCTTCGCTGGTGACGGCGAAATGCACCTGGGCGATGGAGGCGGCGGCGACGGGCACGTCGTCAAAGCTGGCATAGGCCTGGGACAGCGGCTGATCCAGGTCTTCCTCGATGATGGCGCGGGCCAGAGAGGCGGGAAACGGCGCCAGCCGGTCCTGCAATTCCGACAGGTCGGCGGTCATCTCGTCGCCCAGCAGGTCGGCGCGGGTGGATAAAGCCTGGCCCAGCTTGATGAAGGTCGGCCCCAATTCGGTCAGGGCAGCAGCCAGACGCTGGCCGGGCCGGCCCTCGTGGCTGGGCGCCCGCCCCAGACGCAGCATCTTCGACGCCAGGGCGGCGATGGGCAGGTCGACCACCTCCAGCGCGTCATGGCGGGCAAGGACGCGGGCGATGGTCAGCAGACGGTGCAGGTTGCGGGCGGCGCGCAGCATCAGATGCGCCAGCCGGAATGAATGGCGGCGATGCCGCCCGACAGGTTGCGGACCTCGACGCGGGAGAAGCCGGCATCACGGACCATCTGCGCCATGTCGTCCTGGGCCGGAAACTTGCGGATGCTTTCCACCAGATATTGATAGGCCTCGGCATTGCCGGTGACCATACCGCCCACCTTGGGCAGTACCTTGAACGAATACAGGTCATAGAATTCGCGCAGGCCCGGCACCACCACCTTGGAAAATTCCAGGCACATGAACCGCCCGCCCGGCTTCAGCACCCGGTAGGCCTCAGCGATGGCGCGGTCCCAATGGGTGACGTTGCGCAGGCAAAAGGCGATGGTATAGCGATCGACCGAGCCGTCGGGGATGGGCAGGGTCTCGGCATTGCCGCACACCCAGTTGATCTGGCTGACTACATTGCGGTCCACCGCGCGGTCGCGGCCCACCGACAGCATTTCCTTGTTGATGTCGCAAACGATGGCCGGACCGCCGCCGCGCTTCTTCCAGCCGAAAGCGATGTCGCCGGTACCGCCGCCCACATCCAGCAAGGTCTGGTTGGCCTGGGGCCGCAGCCAGTCGAGGAAATTGGCTTTCCACAATCGATGGACGCCCGCGCTCATCAGGTCGTTCATCAGGTCGTACTTGCCGGCCACCGAATCGAAAACGCCGCGCACCAGCGAGACCTTTTCCTCTTCGCGCACGGTCTTGAAGCCGAAATGGGTGGTTGCGGGGCCTTGGCCCAAATCTTCATTGGTCATGATCGGGGCAGATTATCGCATGCGCGGGGGAGAGGCGAGCCCGGAGTTTTTGACTCGGTCCAAGGCTTCAGGCAGCATCGGCCCATGCCTGAACTGCCCGAAGTCGAAACCGTCGCCCGTGGACTGGCCGCTGTGTGGCCCGGACACCGATTCATCCGCGTCGAGGCCCGCCGCCCCGATCTGCGCAAGCCCCTGCCCGCCGATTTCGCCGCCCGTCTGACCGGGCGCCGCGTCGAAAGCGTCGGACGCCGCGCCAAGTATCTGCTGGTCCACCTCGACGACGGCCTGACGCTGTTGGGCCATCTGGGCATGTCGGGGGCCATGGTCATCAGCAAAGGCCGCAACGAGCCGCCGGGGCCGCACGACCATGTGGAATTCCTAAGCGAAGACGGCACCATGGTCACCTATCGCGACCCGCGCCGCTTCGGCCTGATGGACCTGACCCTTGACCCGACATCGCATCCGCTGCTGGCCCATCTGGGGCCGGAGCCGCTGGGGCCGGATTTCCATGAAAAAGCCTTGGCGGCGGCACTGGATGGCAAGGGCGCCTCGATCAAGGCGGCGCTGTTGGACCAGAACGTGGTCGCCGGCCTGGGCAACATCTATGTGTCGGAAAGCCTGTTCCTGTCGGGCATCGATCCCACCCGCGCCGCCGGATCGCTGAAACCGCGTGAAATCAACAAGCTGGTGCCGGCCATCCGCGCCGTACTCGAACGCGCCATCGCCGCCGGCGGCTCGTCTTTGAAAGATCATGTGCAGCCCAATGGCGAATTGGGCTATTTCCAGCATTCCTTCACCGTCTACGACCGGGCGGGGGAAGCGTGTCCCGGCTGCGATTGCGATATCGCCCGCACCGGCGGCATTCAACGGATCGTCCAGTCGGGGCGATCCACTTTCTACTGTGCGAAAAAACAGCGTTGATGGTATAGCCCTTGGTCACCATGCGGATTTTCACCCCCCTTCTGGGCGCCCTCGCCCTGATCCTGGCGCTGTCTCTCGGGACCGCGCGGGCGCAAGGATTTCTGTCCGCCTATGAAGACCTGCCGCTGCCGCCGGGCATGACCGAGGTGGCTGAATCCGGCCTGTCCTTCGACATGCCGAACGGTCGCATCGTCGAGGCTTTCGCCCGTGGCCCGCTGCGGGCCACCGACATCATCGCCTTTTACGCCGCCACCTTGCCCCAGCTTGGCTGGACCCGGGATTCCGACCGTCAATACCGGCGCGAAGCGGAAGTGCTGACCCTGGAAACCCAGACCGAAGGGCGCAACGTGGTGGTCCATTTCACCATTGCCCCGGAATAATCCATTCCCCTGCGAGAGAGGCAACCATGCCCTACGAAAACATTATCGTCGAAACCCGCGGCCAGGTCGGCCTGATCACCTTGAACCGCCCCAAGGCGTTGAACGCCTTGTGCGCCGCGCTGATCAAGGAATTGGGTCAGGCCCTCGATGCCTTCGAGGCCGATGGCGAAATCGGCGCCGTGGTGCTGACCGGCTCGGAAAAGGCCTTCGCCGCCGGCGCCGACATCAAGGAAATGCAGTCCAAGACCTATATGGACGCCTATCTGGCCGATTTCATCACCAATGGCTGGGAACGCATCACCACCTGCCGCAAGCCGATCATCGCCGCCGTCGCCGGCTATGCCCTGGGCGGCGGCTGTGAAGTGTCGATGATGTGCGACTTCATCCTGGCCGCCGACAATGCCAAGTTCGGCCAGCCGGAAATCACCATCGGCACCATTCCCGGCGCTGGCGGCACCCAGCGCCTGACCCGCGCCGTCGGCAAGGCCAAGGCCATGGAAATGTGCCTGACCGGGCGCATGATGGACGCCGCCGAGGCCGAGCGCGCCGGTCTGGTCAGCCGCGTCATTCCCGCCGCCGACCTGCTTGACGAAGCTTTGAAGGTGGCCGACCGCATCGCGTCGATGTCCCGTCCGGTGGTCATGCTGGCCAAGGAATCGGTCAACGCCGCCTTCGAGACCACCCTGACCCAGGGCATCAAGTTCGAGCGCCGTCTGTTCCATTCCACCTTCGCCTGCGAAGACCAGAAGGAAGGCATGGCCGCTTTCGCCGAAAAGCGCAGCCCGGTGTTCAAGAACCGCTGAAGGTTATTCGGCTCAGGCTGAAGGACACACTTTTCGTCCCCGCGCCGGCGCGGGGACGAAAAGATAAAATAGCGATTTCAGATGCTCTTGCCCTGAAACTGGCACAGATCGTTGACGCAGCACACGGTGCAATCGGGTTTGCGCGCCTTGCACACATAGCGTCCGTGCAGAATCAGGTAATGATGGGCGTCGCGGCCCCAGCGGGCTGGAGTGATCTTCAACAGGCCCTCTTCCACCGCCTGTACATTTTTACCCGGCGCCAGACCGGTGCGGTTGCCGACGCGGAAGCAATGGGTATCGACGGCGATGGTGGGATGGCCGAACGCCACGTTCAGCACCACGTTGGCGGTCTTGCGACCGACGCCGGGCAAAGCCTCCAGCGCCGCCCGGTCTTCCGGCACCTGACCCGCATGCTGGGCCAGCAGGATGTGCGACAGGGCGATGACGTTCCTGGCCTTGGTCTTGTAAAGGCCGATGGTGCGGATGGCCTGTTCCAGCTTTTCCACCCCCAAGGCGACCATGGAAGCCGGGTCGCGTACTTCCGCGAATAACGGACGGGTGGCCTTGTTGACGCCGATATCGGTGGCTTGGGCCGACAGCACCACCGCCACCAAAAGGGTATAGGGGTTCACATATTCCAGATCGCTTTTGGGATTGGGGCGATCGGCGGCCAGCCGGGCATAGAATTCATCGGCCTGGGCGGGGGTCATCATGGCGTCACCTTCGTCTTCGTCTTGCCCTGCTTATACCAGCAGACTTTCAGTCTCGTCGCGGAGGATGGGCGGGAACAGATATTCACCCGCCGGATCGTGCTGGCCGAACCGGCGCTTGGCCAATGTGCGCGAGCCCACCGCATAACAATAGGCGCAGCCGTGCGGGCAGGTGTCATAGGCGCCGATATCGCGGCTTTCATGGCATTGGCAGTGCGGGCGGTTGCCCTTGACCTTGGCCTTGATCGCCCGCGCCAGCCCCCAGCCGGCGGCCACGTCCTCCAGCCGGCGAGCATCGATACAGGCGGCCAGGGGCTGGCCCACCTCCTGGGAACACGCCGTCAGCCGCATGCCGTGCGCCGCCGCCACCTGCGCCAAGCGGGCGGCCAACGCCCGCTTTTCCGGCCAGTCGGGATCGTCCCAGGTGAAGCCCTCGGCCCGCGCCGCCGCATCCAGGTTGCGCGCGGTCTTCTTGTAAAGGGTGGCGAAGGAAATGACGCATTCATCCACCGCCCCGGCCAGGGCAGCAGCCAAGGCGGAAAAATTATCCAGATGGAATTCCGCTGGGGTCAGACTGGAAAAAACGATGGGGTCATAGCGCCAGACGATGGCACGCGGCCCGAACTCCGCCGCCAATGCGCGCATGTGGGCGATGGCCCGGGCTGGATCGATGACCGAGATTTCCAAGGCGCGGCCATAACCGGTCACCGTCTGGCTGACGACGAAGGGAATAGACGCCCCGCGCACCAGCCGCAGCGCTGACAAAAACGGCCCGGCATTCCGGGTCCAAAAGACGAAACCGTCGATTCCGGCCCGCAACTTTACGGTGGAAGGGGGCCCGCCATAGGGATTTTCCACCTTGGCGAAACCGGCCTTGAAGCGGTTTTCGAACCAGGGCGCATAAAAAGCGGGAATATCGGTACGGTAACTCGCCGAGATGATCATGATTGTCGTGTTGCAGCCTGCCAACTCCACCCTATATAACCCGGCAGAAGGCGTATGCGCGCCATCCGGATTATCCAAGGGGGTTCCGGCGATCGCCGCCCTGTCACAGGGATCGCCGCCACCGGCCAAATTGAATGAGGACGACATGAGCAAAGTCATCGGTATCGATCTGGGCACCACCAATTCCTGCGTCGCGGTGATGGACGGCAAAACCGCCCGCGTCATCGAAAACGCCGAGGGCGTGCGCACCACCCCCTCCATGGTCGCCTTCACCGATTCCGGCGAACGTCTGGTCGGTCAGCCGGCCAAGCGTCAGGCGGTGACCAACCCGACCAACACCCTGTTCGCCATCAAGCGCCTGATCGGGCGCCGCTTTGACGATCCGATCACCAAGAAGGACATGAACTTGGTGCCGTATCACATCGTCAACGGCGAGAATGGCGACGCCTGGGTCGAGTCCGGCGACAAGAAGCACAGCCCCAGCCAAGTGTCCGCCTACATCCTGATGAAGATGAAGGAAACCGCCGAATCGTACCTGGGCGAAAAGGTCACCCAGGCGGTCATCACCGTGCCGGCCTATTTCAATGACGCCCAGCGTCAGGCGACCAAGGATGCCGGTCGTATCGCCGGCCTGGAAGTGCTGCGCATCATCAACGAACCCACCGCCGCCGCCTTGGCTTACGGCATGGAGAAGAAGGGTTCGGGCATCGTCGCCGTCTATGATCTGGGCGGTGGTACCTTCGACGTGTCGGTGCTGGAAATCGGCGACGGCGTGTTCGAAGTCAAGTCCACCAACGGCGACACCTTCCTGGGCGGTGAAGATTTCGACGCCCGCATCATGGATTA
This is a stretch of genomic DNA from Magnetospirillum gryphiswaldense MSR-1 v2. It encodes these proteins:
- the ubiB gene encoding 2-polyprenylphenol 6-hydroxylase, with translation MLRAARNLHRLLTIARVLARHDALEVVDLPIAALASKMLRLGRAPSHEGRPGQRLAAALTELGPTFIKLGQALSTRADLLGDEMTADLSELQDRLAPFPASLARAIIEEDLDQPLSQAYASFDDVPVAAASIAQVHFAVTSEGREVAVKVLRPGVDAAFKKDIDLLRWLAEWVELTQPSLRRLRMVESVDTFADSVQLEMDLRFEAAAAAELAENFAGDESFRVPEVDWQRTAKRVMTLERVSGIPVDEVDAIKAAGIEPDEVLKKAAESFFNMVFRDGFFHADMHPGNLFVDLDGNLVAVDFGIMGRVDLKTRRFLGEMLVGFLNGNYRRVAEVHFEAGFVPADKSVDNFTQACRSIAEPIMGKPMHEISIARLLGQLFQITEQFSMQTQPQLLMLQKSMLVAEGVGRTLDSGVNMWELARPLIESWMMQHLGPQARIKDTVIGAVHSLERLPRMLAETEKAYSTLMNGGLKLHPDTVKAMRGESGGKRAFGWLPWILAAILGVLLVLK
- the ubiE gene encoding bifunctional demethylmenaquinone methyltransferase/2-methoxy-6-polyprenyl-1,4-benzoquinol methylase UbiE, with the translated sequence MTNEDLGQGPATTHFGFKTVREEEKVSLVRGVFDSVAGKYDLMNDLMSAGVHRLWKANFLDWLRPQANQTLLDVGGGTGDIAFGWKKRGGGPAIVCDINKEMLSVGRDRAVDRNVVSQINWVCGNAETLPIPDGSVDRYTIAFCLRNVTHWDRAIAEAYRVLKPGGRFMCLEFSKVVVPGLREFYDLYSFKVLPKVGGMVTGNAEAYQYLVESIRKFPAQDDMAQMVRDAGFSRVEVRNLSGGIAAIHSGWRI
- the mutM gene encoding bifunctional DNA-formamidopyrimidine glycosylase/DNA-(apurinic or apyrimidinic site) lyase, translating into MPELPEVETVARGLAAVWPGHRFIRVEARRPDLRKPLPADFAARLTGRRVESVGRRAKYLLVHLDDGLTLLGHLGMSGAMVISKGRNEPPGPHDHVEFLSEDGTMVTYRDPRRFGLMDLTLDPTSHPLLAHLGPEPLGPDFHEKALAAALDGKGASIKAALLDQNVVAGLGNIYVSESLFLSGIDPTRAAGSLKPREINKLVPAIRAVLERAIAAGGSSLKDHVQPNGELGYFQHSFTVYDRAGEACPGCDCDIARTGGIQRIVQSGRSTFYCAKKQR
- a CDS encoding enoyl-CoA hydratase is translated as MPYENIIVETRGQVGLITLNRPKALNALCAALIKELGQALDAFEADGEIGAVVLTGSEKAFAAGADIKEMQSKTYMDAYLADFITNGWERITTCRKPIIAAVAGYALGGGCEVSMMCDFILAADNAKFGQPEITIGTIPGAGGTQRLTRAVGKAKAMEMCLTGRMMDAAEAERAGLVSRVIPAADLLDEALKVADRIASMSRPVVMLAKESVNAAFETTLTQGIKFERRLFHSTFACEDQKEGMAAFAEKRSPVFKNR
- the nth gene encoding endonuclease III, with amino-acid sequence MTPAQADEFYARLAADRPNPKSDLEYVNPYTLLVAVVLSAQATDIGVNKATRPLFAEVRDPASMVALGVEKLEQAIRTIGLYKTKARNVIALSHILLAQHAGQVPEDRAALEALPGVGRKTANVVLNVAFGHPTIAVDTHCFRVGNRTGLAPGKNVQAVEEGLLKITPARWGRDAHHYLILHGRYVCKARKPDCTVCCVNDLCQFQGKSI
- a CDS encoding DUF1848 domain-containing protein; this translates as MIISASYRTDIPAFYAPWFENRFKAGFAKVENPYGGPPSTVKLRAGIDGFVFWTRNAGPFLSALRLVRGASIPFVVSQTVTGYGRALEISVIDPARAIAHMRALAAEFGPRAIVWRYDPIVFSSLTPAEFHLDNFSALAAALAGAVDECVISFATLYKKTARNLDAAARAEGFTWDDPDWPEKRALAARLAQVAAAHGMRLTACSQEVGQPLAACIDARRLEDVAAGWGLARAIKAKVKGNRPHCQCHESRDIGAYDTCPHGCAYCYAVGSRTLAKRRFGQHDPAGEYLFPPILRDETESLLV